The following is a genomic window from Phaseolus vulgaris cultivar G19833 chromosome 6, P. vulgaris v2.0, whole genome shotgun sequence.
TTTCTGTtactctttatttatttatttcacgtTGTAACtcgatttttatttttttttatgaaaattaaataaaatataatatttagtaattcATTTTAGTCTTGATAAGAATATACaagtaagaaaataataaataaaatataatttttttaaattaaaataattatatatatgatatgttctatacaattttattattgttatagtttaattaataaaaatatttgttaataataattttatttcttttggatcatagagagaaaaatattttgaatattagTCTTGGTCGTATTTTTGaagaataatttaatattttaaaaaaaattatatatatatatatgtatttaaaaaaattagtatacAAAAATTGAGAAtctcattatatttttatagatGATAGCTTATATACACCATATTTCATTTTCTTATTAGATAATAATACTAAAAGTTAACTGATAAATAAAATCGCTTGCAAGAACTTCCAAAAAGGGTGGTGTGTGGTGACGTAGCGCTCCAAATCGCTCACTCGCACTCGTCTCAAATCACCTTAAGGTTAAGGCCCTGTTTCGGTGACGCCTTTCAGTCGTTGATTCCACGGAGTTGGAAATGGAGGACGACGGTGCCAGCTCGGTCCGCCGCATGTCAAGCCGAACGCGAAAAGTTGCGTCCAAAATGGTCGCCGCACTTGCCAGCGCCGATAACCGCACTCAGGCAACTATCTCCGCTCAATTCTCGTTCtgttttttaactttttcaaaaaaacatGTATGAACTGAAAATTGAATGATGAATCTGATAGAAGTGCGCTTCTGTTACAATTCAATTCAGGCGGCACTTGCGCGATTGGATGCTTTGGAGAATGACAATGCAGGTTTTGAAACCGCAGATGCCACTAACGATGATGATGAAGCTTCTCTTGATGAGGAAGATCAATGTTAGGGTTTCttctctatttttgtttttttcttttgtttcataattttattaggCAGAACATCATTATAGTTAAAGTGTAAAATGCTTGAAACCAGGAAAATTAAAACGTAAGTCCCTAGACTTGAACATAACTTCGTATGATTCCTTAAGACAACTTTTTGAGTTTTGTAGTGAAGTGATTATTAGATTACATTTTCAGCAGCTTCCTTTGAATTTTCTTACTTTCAAGGACTGTTATCAAAAAGTCATATATTTTAGGGACACGAAATCTATTttactctattttattttattttttctgttaGTGTTAATTTTAGAGTAAAGGCccatttagtttttaaaattgtgatttGTTTAACTTTACTCCTCTGGTCTGACTTAACAACATTCAAGAGATGCCTCTGAAATTGGAATTCTTACATTTGAGTCCCTAATTTAACCCCTCTTACTGTCATTTTGGTCCTTGAAGGCTTGAAAGTATGTTAATAATTATTACTTATGTTTGCATGTAACTTTTTGGAATGAAGTAAGTGAAGGATTACAATTTGGGAggcttttttatttaatttcattaattgtAGGGACTAGTGTGACTATGAATAATGATTTAAGGAActaaattttcttttacttattaattttaacttgtaACTTGGGGTGTCATTTTTTGACACATGTGCATCAAATTGTAGTTTATAACCTCTCTTTTTGTCACATATCTACTACCTTAATAAACTAGGACGTGTGATTGAGATAAATGATAATTGAAGAGTCCACAAATCTAACTAATTAAGGCTTAGGGTATATGTATCTTATAAATGGACCCAGGATTCCTTCTAACAGACTTTTACATGCATTCATGCAATCGGCAACATGTAACTGTTGGGTCTAGATCACCTAAAGCagactaaaaaaattcattcaagATCTGAGCCATGCAGTCTTCATCTACCGACTGCTTGAATGAGTGTAAATTCCAACAGTTAAGTTTCCTGAATCAAAAGGGTTTTTTATTGGGTATTGACTGCAATTTGATTGAAATTCAGGGAgtgtaattttttaaagatccttttatgaaattttcatttttttaaaaactattataaaaattatgtgaagatttaaaaagatatttgattattatcaaaatttaaaattcacttaGTTCCTTGTTTTTTACAGTTTACATACAGAAAAAGCAGTCTAAAGGCACAAAAAGAAAGACCAGACAGGCAAAAGCGCTTGAAGCTAGGAGGGCCCCGAGAACATTCCTTGAGCTCTTACATGAGGTCAGTGATTACATCCACTGCAGGTCATACACACAAGTGATTCTCCTGTTTTACTTTGGTCGTGGTTTCTGTTTTTGTTAACCTACCTCCTGCAATTGCAGGCTAACTTAGAATCATTGCCTCCTCACGTGCCCTCCTATTGGAAAGCTGCAGTTGGACCACCAAGCTCAACCTCCCGTCGCCACTTCTGTACCGTTTGTGGTTTTTCTGCCAATTACACCTGTGTGAGATGTGGTATGCGCTTTTGTTCCTATAGATGTCAAAATGTGCACAATGATACTCGTTGCTTGAAATTTGTAGCCTAATTCATCAGTGTTTACCAGCACTATGTGAAAGCAAGCACTTTGCTcaattttactcttttgttACCCTTTTAAACTAGTGGTTCAGTTATTAAGTCACAAGTGCTAGCTGAAACTGTAAATTCTGACCCCTATTGGATCCTATTTATCTATATAACCTTGCTAAAGATGTCCTTCGaagttattaaattttatgattCATAATTCAAATCCAACAATTTGATGTGATTTGGTTACCTATCAACTTGGATCATAAGATGTATCATTGATACAAGTCACACGATTCAACAAATTGCCATCTTTTGTTTTACTTCTTTCACCAACTCTCAAGAAAAAAGTTGAATGAGCGCTTCTAAACTTAACTTATTTGATTATTCTACCACTTCATTTGTCATTCGTTgttaataattttgatttataagaCTAATGACAAAtaagatgtttttttttaatttctacttttaaaTGATTACATTGAACAATTTATAAGATGTATTTGAAGTAATTTTTCCTTGTTTCTGAATCTTGTGATTCAAACTTTAGCTTGGTGATTCACAAATTGAATATTGATTTGGTAACCTTGATGTCCACAGTTGCAATAACTGAAGCTATCAGTTTGATCATCTTTAATATGTCACGGGGATTATTCTGTTTTATTTTGCATATGGAGCATCTTTGTTTGTGAGCCTGTATGCATGTCTTTGACTAGACTATCTCCAAGGAAGCTTACTTCCCAGAGCTTGTTGTTAAGTTCTTTAGTTTCTTATTATTATGCAAGAACCCCTATAAAACATGACAGTTGATGCATGCTGTGGATTTTGACAATCCCAGAGATCCAATGATTTCCTTGCATATTAGGTATC
Proteins encoded in this region:
- the LOC137831528 gene encoding SWR1 complex subunit 6, whose product is MEDDGASSVRRMSSRTRKVASKMVAALASADNRTQAALARLDALENDNAGFETADATNDDDEASLDEEDQFYIQKKQSKGTKRKTRQAKALEARRAPRTFLELLHEANLESLPPHVPSYWKAAVGPPSSTSRRHFCTVCGFSANYTCVRCGMRFCSYRCQNVHNDTRCLKFVA